One genomic window of Niveibacterium sp. SC-1 includes the following:
- a CDS encoding TetR family transcriptional regulator: MYDYKQEDLRVVRKTKAETEATRKLIIDAARREFAARGVSRTSLEQIAASAGLTRGAIYWHFQNKVDLFIALRDDVVLPLVGRLESALDLSQFADPLDAIEDYLLAHFQRLESDLVVRETFEVMMLKCEYTSEFGELLRCAMDRTQHIFVKLEGAYRAAAGAGALREDLDPVATASDTYVFLIGAIRLWIADVEETGLRRTVAAMVHAHMLMRRRPAAA; this comes from the coding sequence ATGTATGATTACAAGCAGGAGGATCTGCGCGTGGTACGAAAGACCAAGGCCGAGACCGAAGCGACCCGCAAGCTGATCATCGATGCCGCCCGGCGTGAATTCGCCGCGCGCGGGGTGAGCCGCACCTCGCTCGAACAGATCGCCGCCTCGGCGGGCCTGACGCGGGGTGCGATCTACTGGCATTTCCAGAACAAGGTCGACCTCTTCATCGCCCTGCGCGACGACGTGGTGCTTCCGCTCGTCGGTCGCCTGGAGTCCGCACTGGACCTGTCGCAGTTCGCCGATCCGCTGGACGCGATCGAGGACTACTTGCTGGCGCACTTCCAGCGGCTGGAGAGCGATCTGGTGGTGCGCGAGACCTTCGAGGTCATGATGCTCAAGTGCGAATACACCAGCGAGTTCGGCGAGCTGCTCCGCTGCGCCATGGACCGCACCCAGCACATATTCGTCAAGCTCGAAGGCGCCTATCGCGCAGCGGCCGGGGCCGGGGCCCTGCGCGAGGATCTGGATCCGGTGGCGACCGCCAGCGACACCTACGTCTTCCTCATCGGCGCCATCCGGCTGTGGATCGCGGACGTCGAGGAAACCGGCCTGCGCCGCACCGTGGCCGCCATGGTGCATGCCCACATGCTCATGCGCCGGCGCCCGGCCGCGGCCTGA
- a CDS encoding multidrug efflux RND transporter permease subunit, translating into MFTQFFIRRPIFAAVISIVVVIAGLVASRVLPIAQYPEISPPTVQISTTYPGASAETLARTVAAPIEQQLNGVEGLTYFSSSSSSSGAVAITATFEIGTNPDLASVNVNNKVNAVLARLPEEVRRNGVIVQKRSNDILLVISLSSPDSSRDALFLSNYASLNLVDEIKRIKGVGDVTIFGAQDYSMRIWLRPDRMAQLGVTATDVANALREQNFQYAAGKVGAMPAAKGQELVYTVTARGRLLEPEQFGDIILRAGGNSGYLRLKDIARIELGGQAYDAFTMLDGKPAVGMAIFLQTGANALDTAKAIKARVAEIEPSFPKGVESAIPYDTSTFVQSSIEEVTHTLLEAAALVVLVVYVFLQSWRATLIPMIAVPVSLIGTFAGLWLFGFSINTLTLFALVLAIGIVVDDAIVVLENVERLMREQGLSPFEAAKEGVREVASAVIGIVMVLCAVFIPVAFLGGIAGQLYKQFAVTVAVAVVISGTVALTLTPALCSLLLKPHHGEPRGFFRWFNNGFARFTHGYTSGVGKALHHRVITAALYAGVIALGVFLLLRVPGSFVPPEDQGYVFGSIILPDGASLERTARQGEILRQIVAKNPAVERVFVVNGFDLIGGGNKSSAATIFLRLKPWSERTASSDDVVKAVFGAGMALKDGIAIAFNPPAIRGLGTAGGFEAYIQSRGSDDPKRLQGVVSGFVDALKERKELTGINTFFRPTTPQLHVEVDEAKALALKVPVTDVFNSLQSTMGALYVNDFNKFGRTYQVQLQAEQQFRMKPEDLGRVWVRSTDGNMLPLSALIKVTRATGAEALDRYNGFLAAKVLGNGAVGVSSGDAIKIVEQVAAKSLPEGYQLAWTGQAFQEKRAGSSSAMAFGFALIMAFLILSALYERWSLPVAVLMAVPFALLGAVVATMFRGFTNDIYFQIGLVVLIGLAAKNAILIVEFAAQQMQAGKSALDAALEAARLRFRPIVMTSLAFVLGVVPLMIATGAGAAARRSMGTGVFGGMLAATFIATLFIPVFFTWMAGRRQARSNARAEAADSGDHA; encoded by the coding sequence ATGTTCACGCAGTTCTTCATCCGACGACCCATCTTTGCGGCCGTCATATCGATCGTGGTCGTGATCGCGGGCCTCGTGGCCTCGCGCGTGCTCCCGATCGCGCAATATCCGGAGATCTCGCCGCCCACGGTGCAGATCTCGACCACCTACCCCGGCGCCAGCGCCGAGACGCTCGCCCGTACCGTCGCTGCGCCGATCGAGCAGCAGCTCAACGGCGTGGAAGGCCTCACCTACTTCAGCTCCAGCTCCAGCTCCAGCGGCGCCGTGGCTATCACCGCCACCTTCGAGATCGGGACCAACCCCGACCTCGCATCGGTGAACGTGAACAACAAGGTGAACGCGGTGCTGGCGCGTCTGCCGGAAGAAGTGCGACGCAACGGCGTGATCGTTCAGAAACGCTCGAACGACATCCTGCTGGTGATCTCGCTCTCCTCGCCCGACAGCTCGCGCGATGCGCTCTTCCTGTCCAACTACGCCTCGCTCAACCTGGTCGATGAAATCAAGCGCATCAAGGGTGTCGGCGACGTCACCATCTTCGGCGCGCAGGATTACTCGATGCGGATCTGGCTGCGGCCCGACCGCATGGCGCAACTGGGCGTGACGGCCACCGACGTGGCCAATGCGCTGCGCGAGCAGAACTTCCAGTACGCCGCGGGCAAGGTGGGCGCCATGCCCGCCGCCAAGGGCCAGGAACTGGTCTACACGGTCACCGCGCGCGGTCGTCTGCTCGAACCCGAGCAGTTCGGCGACATCATCCTTCGCGCGGGCGGCAACAGCGGCTACCTGCGCCTGAAGGACATCGCCCGCATCGAACTCGGCGGCCAGGCCTACGACGCATTCACCATGCTCGACGGCAAGCCCGCGGTCGGCATGGCGATCTTCCTGCAGACCGGCGCCAACGCGCTGGACACCGCCAAGGCGATCAAGGCCCGCGTGGCCGAGATCGAGCCGAGCTTCCCCAAGGGCGTGGAAAGCGCCATCCCCTACGACACCTCCACCTTCGTGCAGTCCTCGATCGAGGAAGTGACCCATACGCTGCTCGAGGCCGCGGCGCTGGTGGTGCTGGTGGTCTACGTGTTCCTGCAGAGCTGGCGCGCCACGCTGATCCCGATGATCGCGGTGCCCGTGTCGCTGATCGGCACCTTCGCCGGCCTGTGGCTCTTCGGCTTCTCGATCAACACCCTCACGCTGTTCGCGCTGGTGCTGGCGATCGGTATCGTGGTGGACGATGCGATCGTGGTGCTGGAGAACGTCGAGCGCCTGATGCGCGAACAGGGGCTCTCGCCCTTTGAGGCGGCGAAGGAAGGTGTGCGCGAGGTGGCCAGTGCGGTCATCGGCATCGTGATGGTGCTGTGCGCCGTGTTCATCCCCGTGGCCTTCCTCGGCGGCATCGCCGGGCAGCTCTACAAGCAGTTCGCGGTGACGGTGGCGGTCGCGGTGGTGATCTCGGGCACGGTGGCGCTGACGCTCACCCCGGCCCTGTGCTCGCTGCTGCTCAAGCCGCACCACGGCGAGCCGCGCGGCTTCTTCAGGTGGTTCAACAACGGCTTCGCGCGTTTCACGCATGGCTACACGAGCGGCGTCGGCAAGGCACTGCACCACCGGGTGATCACCGCCGCGCTGTATGCAGGCGTGATCGCGCTGGGCGTGTTCCTGCTGCTGCGCGTGCCGGGCAGCTTCGTGCCACCGGAAGACCAGGGCTACGTGTTCGGCTCGATCATCCTGCCGGATGGCGCCTCGCTGGAGCGCACCGCGCGCCAGGGCGAAATCCTGCGCCAGATCGTGGCGAAGAATCCGGCCGTCGAGCGCGTGTTCGTCGTGAACGGCTTTGACCTGATCGGTGGCGGCAACAAGAGCAGCGCGGCGACGATCTTCCTCCGCCTGAAGCCCTGGTCGGAACGCACGGCCAGTTCGGACGACGTGGTCAAGGCGGTGTTCGGCGCCGGCATGGCGCTCAAGGACGGCATCGCGATCGCCTTCAACCCGCCGGCCATCCGTGGCCTGGGTACCGCGGGCGGCTTCGAGGCCTACATCCAGAGCCGCGGTTCGGACGATCCCAAGCGCCTGCAGGGTGTGGTGAGCGGCTTCGTCGATGCCCTCAAGGAGCGCAAGGAACTCACCGGCATCAACACCTTCTTCCGCCCGACCACGCCGCAACTGCATGTGGAAGTGGACGAAGCCAAGGCGCTTGCCCTCAAGGTGCCGGTCACCGATGTGTTCAACAGCCTGCAGAGCACGATGGGCGCGCTGTATGTGAACGACTTCAACAAGTTCGGTCGCACCTACCAGGTCCAGCTCCAGGCGGAGCAGCAGTTCCGCATGAAGCCCGAAGACCTGGGCCGCGTCTGGGTCCGCTCCACCGACGGCAACATGCTGCCGCTGTCGGCGCTGATCAAGGTCACGCGCGCCACCGGTGCCGAGGCGCTGGACCGCTACAACGGCTTCCTCGCGGCCAAGGTGCTGGGCAACGGCGCAGTGGGCGTGAGCTCGGGCGACGCGATCAAGATCGTCGAGCAAGTCGCGGCCAAGTCGTTGCCGGAGGGCTACCAGCTCGCCTGGACCGGTCAGGCTTTCCAGGAAAAGCGCGCAGGCTCCTCGTCGGCCATGGCCTTCGGCTTCGCGCTGATCATGGCATTCCTGATCCTGTCCGCCCTGTACGAACGCTGGTCGCTGCCGGTAGCGGTGTTGATGGCCGTGCCCTTCGCCCTGCTGGGCGCGGTAGTGGCCACGATGTTCCGCGGCTTCACCAACGACATCTACTTCCAGATCGGCCTGGTGGTGCTGATCGGCCTTGCGGCGAAGAACGCGATTCTTATCGTGGAGTTCGCGGCGCAACAGATGCAGGCCGGCAAGAGCGCGCTGGACGCCGCACTGGAGGCCGCACGCCTGCGTTTCCGCCCGATCGTCATGACCTCGCTGGCCTTCGTGCTGGGCGTGGTGCCGCTGATGATCGCCACCGGCGCCGGCGCGGCCGCCCGCCGCTCGATGGGTACCGGCGTGTTCGGTGGCATGTTGGCCGCCACCTTCATCGCGACCCTGTTCATTCCGGTCTTCTTCACCTGGATGGCCGGCCGCCGCCAGGCGCGCAGCAACGCGCGCGCCGAGGCCGCCGACTCCGGAGATCACGCATGA
- a CDS encoding YceH family protein has translation MSETSLLTPLEARILGVLVEKEHTVPDTYPLSLNALTAGCNQKTSREVVMEASDTEVLAALEDLRERVFVIESSGSRVTRYSHNIGRVLQVPSQSVALLTTLMLRGPQTVAELRANSERLHRFTDASSVEAFLSELAERSAGALVRLLPRAPGARESRWAHLLCGEPAVPQYSAAPASAGGGAGELAARVGQLEDEVATLRAFITRLSEQLGVEGP, from the coding sequence ATGTCCGAGACCTCGCTGCTCACCCCGCTGGAAGCCCGCATCCTGGGCGTCCTGGTCGAAAAGGAACACACCGTTCCCGACACCTACCCGCTCTCGCTCAACGCGCTCACCGCAGGCTGCAACCAGAAGACCAGCCGCGAGGTGGTGATGGAGGCGAGCGACACCGAGGTGCTCGCCGCGCTCGAGGACCTGCGCGAACGCGTGTTCGTGATCGAGAGCTCGGGCAGTCGCGTGACCCGCTACAGCCACAACATCGGCCGTGTGCTGCAGGTGCCCTCGCAGTCGGTGGCGCTCCTCACCACGCTGATGCTGCGCGGTCCGCAGACCGTGGCCGAACTGCGGGCCAACAGCGAACGCCTGCACCGCTTCACGGACGCCTCCTCGGTCGAAGCCTTCCTCAGCGAACTCGCCGAGCGCAGCGCCGGCGCCCTGGTACGCCTGCTGCCACGCGCGCCGGGTGCACGCGAAAGCCGCTGGGCGCATCTGCTCTGCGGCGAACCCGCCGTGCCCCAGTACAGCGCCGCACCGGCGAGCGCCGGCGGTGGCGCCGGTGAACTCGCCGCACGCGTCGGCCAGCTCGAAGACGAAGTCGCCACCCTGCGGGCTTTCATCACCCGCTTGAGCGAACAACTCGGTGTCGAAGGCCCCTGA
- a CDS encoding efflux transporter outer membrane subunit: MMTLRLTALAAAVAATLAGCAVGPDYKRPDSTLPGEYKEAPTAGDTTTPVAAPVAVDWWKSFNDPQLDTLVEQALKDSYDIRIALARVDQAEALVRQANAALFPEVDVNGAATRSKTSPLGPNGARAGIGNDFRLNVATVSYELDFWGKYRRTREAAIALAQGSRYAHDTVRLSVAGAVAATYISLRSAEAQIVATQASLETRDSALKIAQRRYDSGSTSRLDVEQASTQRATAAAQLSRLTQSRDLFANQLALLVGVPDLTVPEGKLLELPIPQTPPVGLPSSLLDLRPDVAQAEQQLVSTNARIGVAKAALYPSISLTGLLGVESVDLSNLFKSGAQVWSAGAALNLPIFDAGRRFAAVDQSEAVQREALETYRKTAETAYREVRDALVTLRQTAITEEHLTQALRSAQNAERISRARYEAGSAAFLELLDAQRSVNDARILALTARENRLNASISLYKALGGGWVNPEKQVASSK, from the coding sequence ATGATGACGCTCAGACTTACCGCACTGGCCGCCGCGGTGGCGGCCACCCTCGCGGGCTGCGCCGTCGGCCCGGACTACAAGCGTCCGGACTCGACCCTGCCCGGCGAGTACAAGGAAGCACCCACGGCCGGCGACACGACCACGCCGGTCGCCGCACCTGTCGCCGTCGATTGGTGGAAGAGCTTCAACGATCCGCAGCTCGATACCCTGGTCGAGCAGGCCCTCAAGGACTCCTACGACATCCGCATCGCGCTCGCGCGGGTCGACCAGGCCGAAGCGCTGGTGCGCCAGGCCAATGCCGCACTCTTCCCCGAGGTCGACGTCAACGGCGCGGCCACGCGCTCGAAGACCTCGCCGCTGGGGCCCAACGGTGCCCGCGCGGGCATCGGCAATGACTTCCGCCTGAACGTCGCGACGGTGTCGTACGAGCTGGACTTCTGGGGCAAGTATCGCCGCACCCGCGAGGCCGCCATCGCGCTGGCCCAGGGCTCGCGCTATGCGCATGACACGGTGCGCCTGTCGGTCGCCGGTGCCGTCGCTGCGACCTACATCTCGCTGCGCAGCGCCGAGGCCCAGATCGTCGCCACGCAGGCGAGCCTGGAGACGCGCGACAGCGCGCTCAAGATCGCCCAGCGCCGCTACGACTCCGGCAGCACTTCGCGCCTGGACGTAGAGCAGGCGAGCACCCAGCGCGCCACGGCCGCTGCCCAGCTCTCGCGCCTGACGCAGAGTCGCGACCTCTTCGCCAACCAGCTCGCGCTGCTGGTGGGGGTGCCGGACCTGACGGTGCCCGAGGGCAAACTGCTCGAACTGCCGATCCCGCAAACCCCGCCGGTCGGTCTGCCCTCCAGCCTGCTCGACCTGCGCCCGGACGTGGCCCAGGCCGAACAGCAGCTCGTCTCGACCAACGCCCGCATCGGCGTGGCCAAGGCCGCGCTGTATCCGAGCATCTCGCTGACCGGCCTCCTCGGCGTGGAGAGCGTGGACCTGTCCAACCTCTTCAAGTCCGGCGCCCAGGTCTGGAGTGCGGGCGCTGCGCTGAACCTGCCGATCTTCGACGCCGGCCGCCGCTTCGCCGCGGTGGACCAGTCCGAAGCCGTGCAACGCGAAGCGCTGGAGACCTATCGCAAGACCGCCGAGACGGCTTACCGCGAAGTGCGTGACGCGCTCGTGACCTTGCGGCAGACGGCGATCACCGAAGAGCATCTAACCCAGGCCCTGCGCTCGGCGCAGAATGCCGAGCGCATCTCGCGTGCGCGCTACGAGGCTGGCTCCGCGGCCTTCCTCGAACTGCTGGATGCACAACGCAGCGTCAACGACGCCCGCATCCTTGCGCTGACCGCGCGCGAGAACCGCCTCAACGCCTCCATCTCGCTCTACAAGGCGCTGGGCGGCGGCTGGGTGAATCCCGAGAAGCAGGTCGCCAGCAGCAAGTAA
- a CDS encoding glycoside hydrolase family 3 protein produces MQPCLSRVAKTGFLTLLFLLQTACEAGSSDPDATAPVPADAPYRNASQTVEARVEDLLGRMTLAEKIGQMTQAERGAIGAERAAQLQLGSILSGGGSSPRPNKPESWIAMIDDYQSAAAKARLGIPILYGIDAVHGHQSVNGAVIFPHLLGLAATRDEALLRKVGTVTAREMAATGIYWNFSPMIAVSQDLRWGRTYESFGEDPAVVSAMGRAYVEGLMQPLGQGAPRLLPTAKHFIGDGGTSWGSSRQNIMGVAYKLDQGDTRGDTQALLARYLPPYKALVDAGVMSVMASFSSWNGTKLHGETHLLTEVLKGELGFKGFVISDWDAIQQLPGNLREQVTAAVNAGVDMAMVPNSAPDFIRALTQAVERKEVGEARIDDAVRRILRAKFAMGLFEQSRALPALKAEFGGAEHRAVARQAVAESATLLKNEGALPLAQDKPLFLAGALADDLGAQAGGWTLEWQGVRGNGLFPGTNLLTALKDRAGDKLRYAANGRFDGEAETGILVIGERGYAEGVGDRDIDALSISSDELGALDAMRPKVKKLVLVVMAGRPIVIDKALDKVDAVVMVYQPGSEGAGVGDVLFGDAPFKGRLPIGWPMSAKTFTRADAPKAEYCASLQWAAGFGLDATGKPLGETACP; encoded by the coding sequence GTGCAGCCTTGCCTGTCCCGCGTCGCCAAGACCGGCTTCCTTACCCTGCTGTTCCTGCTGCAAACGGCCTGCGAGGCCGGGAGCTCCGACCCGGACGCGACGGCGCCCGTGCCTGCCGATGCGCCTTATCGGAATGCCAGCCAGACGGTGGAGGCGCGGGTCGAAGACCTGCTCGGCCGCATGACGCTGGCCGAGAAGATCGGCCAGATGACCCAGGCCGAGCGCGGCGCCATCGGTGCCGAGCGGGCGGCCCAGCTGCAACTGGGCAGCATCCTCTCCGGCGGCGGTTCCTCGCCGCGGCCCAACAAGCCCGAGAGCTGGATCGCGATGATCGACGACTACCAGTCGGCCGCCGCCAAGGCCCGCCTGGGCATTCCCATCCTCTACGGCATCGACGCGGTGCACGGACACCAGTCGGTCAACGGCGCGGTGATCTTCCCGCATCTGCTCGGGCTGGCCGCCACGCGCGACGAAGCCCTGCTGCGCAAGGTCGGCACCGTCACCGCGCGCGAGATGGCGGCCACCGGCATCTACTGGAACTTCAGCCCGATGATCGCGGTGAGCCAGGACCTGCGCTGGGGCCGCACCTATGAATCCTTCGGCGAGGATCCGGCCGTGGTCTCGGCGATGGGCCGCGCCTACGTCGAAGGGCTGATGCAGCCGCTGGGGCAGGGCGCACCACGCCTGCTGCCGACCGCCAAGCACTTCATCGGCGATGGCGGCACCAGCTGGGGCAGCTCGCGCCAGAACATCATGGGCGTGGCCTACAAGCTCGACCAGGGCGACACCCGCGGCGACACGCAGGCCCTGCTCGCGCGTTACCTGCCGCCCTACAAGGCGCTGGTCGATGCGGGCGTCATGAGTGTGATGGCGTCCTTCTCCAGCTGGAACGGCACCAAGCTGCATGGGGAGACGCATCTGCTCACCGAGGTGCTCAAGGGCGAGCTGGGCTTCAAGGGTTTCGTGATCTCGGACTGGGATGCGATCCAGCAGCTGCCGGGCAACTTGCGCGAACAAGTGACGGCGGCGGTGAACGCCGGCGTCGACATGGCCATGGTTCCGAACTCGGCGCCCGACTTCATCCGTGCGCTCACGCAGGCGGTCGAACGCAAGGAGGTGGGCGAGGCGCGTATCGACGATGCCGTGCGTCGCATCCTGCGCGCGAAATTCGCCATGGGTCTCTTTGAGCAGTCGCGCGCGTTGCCCGCGCTCAAGGCGGAGTTCGGGGGCGCCGAGCATCGCGCCGTCGCGCGCCAGGCGGTGGCCGAATCCGCCACGCTGCTGAAGAACGAGGGCGCGCTGCCGCTCGCCCAGGACAAGCCGCTCTTCCTCGCCGGCGCGCTCGCCGACGACTTGGGTGCCCAGGCCGGCGGCTGGACCCTGGAGTGGCAGGGGGTGCGCGGCAATGGCCTCTTCCCCGGCACCAACCTGCTCACGGCTTTGAAGGACAGGGCGGGCGACAAGCTGCGCTACGCCGCCAACGGTCGCTTCGACGGCGAGGCCGAGACGGGGATCCTGGTGATCGGCGAGCGCGGCTATGCCGAAGGCGTGGGTGACCGCGACATCGACGCGCTGAGTATTTCGAGCGACGAACTCGGCGCGCTCGATGCGATGCGTCCGAAGGTGAAGAAGCTGGTGCTCGTGGTGATGGCGGGTCGGCCGATCGTGATCGACAAGGCGCTCGACAAGGTCGATGCAGTCGTCATGGTCTACCAGCCAGGCAGCGAAGGCGCCGGGGTGGGCGATGTGCTCTTTGGCGATGCGCCATTCAAGGGCCGCCTGCCGATCGGCTGGCCCATGAGCGCCAAGACCTTCACCCGCGCCGATGCGCCCAAGGCCGAGTATTGCGCGAGCCTGCAATGGGCCGCCGGTTTTGGTCTGGACGCCACCGGCAAACCGCTGGGCGAGACGGCCTGCCCCTGA
- a CDS encoding YkgJ family cysteine cluster protein, producing the protein MNCRDGCGACCIAPSISSPIPGMPKGKPAGARCVQLDERNRCRIFGDPRRPAVCASLQPSAEMCGTDREAALHYLHRLEAATTSP; encoded by the coding sequence ATGAACTGCCGCGACGGCTGCGGCGCCTGCTGCATCGCGCCTTCGATCTCCAGCCCCATCCCCGGGATGCCGAAGGGCAAGCCCGCCGGCGCGCGTTGCGTGCAGCTGGATGAGCGCAACCGTTGCCGCATCTTCGGCGATCCGCGCAGGCCGGCGGTCTGCGCCAGCCTGCAGCCGTCGGCGGAGATGTGCGGCACCGACCGCGAGGCCGCCCTCCACTACCTGCATCGCCTGGAGGCCGCGACCACGTCGCCCTGA
- a CDS encoding glutamate synthase subunit beta: MGKVTGFMEFERQEEGYEAPDSRKKHYKEFVMHLTDEQAKVQGARCMDCGIPFCNNGCPVNNIIPDFNDLVYGQDWKGAIEVLHSTNNFPEFTGRICPAPCEAACTLGIHELPVGIKSIEHAIIDKAWENGWVVPQTAKSRTGKKVAVVGSGPAGLAAAQQLARAGHDVTVFEKRDRVGGLLRYGIPDFKMEKSHIDRRVEQMKSEGVSFRTSVFIGEGKLPAGVASDAKETIAPKQLLKDFDAVVLSGGSEVPRDLPVPGRELDGVYYAMEFLPQQNKVNAGDKLKDQIKATGKHVIVIGGGDTGSDCVGTSNRHGAKSVTQFELMPQPPEKENKMLVWPYWPTKMRTSSSHEEGCERDWSITTKEFRGENGKVKSLVTARLEWKKDEKTGQMKMSEVAGSENEIPAELVLFAMGFTNPVAGVLEAFGVEKDPRGNAKAATEGASAYTTNVPKVFTAGDMRRGQSLVVWAIREGRQCARSVDEFLMGSSTLPR, translated from the coding sequence ATGGGTAAGGTCACCGGTTTCATGGAGTTCGAGCGCCAGGAAGAAGGCTACGAAGCTCCTGACTCGCGCAAGAAGCACTACAAAGAGTTCGTCATGCACCTGACGGACGAGCAGGCGAAGGTCCAGGGCGCGCGCTGCATGGATTGCGGCATTCCGTTCTGCAACAACGGCTGTCCGGTCAATAACATCATTCCGGACTTCAACGACCTGGTGTACGGCCAGGACTGGAAGGGCGCGATCGAGGTTCTGCACTCGACCAACAACTTCCCGGAGTTCACCGGCCGCATCTGTCCGGCCCCGTGCGAAGCCGCCTGTACGCTGGGCATCCACGAATTGCCGGTCGGCATCAAGTCGATCGAGCACGCGATCATCGACAAGGCCTGGGAGAACGGCTGGGTCGTGCCGCAGACCGCCAAGTCGCGCACCGGCAAGAAGGTCGCCGTGGTCGGCTCCGGCCCTGCCGGCCTGGCAGCTGCGCAGCAACTCGCGCGCGCCGGCCATGACGTGACCGTGTTCGAGAAGCGTGACCGCGTGGGCGGCCTGCTGCGCTATGGCATCCCCGACTTCAAGATGGAGAAGTCGCACATCGATCGCCGCGTCGAGCAGATGAAGAGCGAAGGCGTCAGCTTCCGCACCAGCGTCTTCATCGGCGAAGGCAAGCTGCCGGCCGGCGTGGCCTCCGATGCCAAGGAGACGATCGCGCCCAAGCAACTGCTCAAGGATTTCGACGCGGTCGTGCTGTCGGGCGGCTCCGAAGTGCCGCGCGACCTTCCGGTGCCGGGCCGCGAACTCGACGGCGTGTACTACGCCATGGAGTTCCTTCCGCAGCAGAACAAGGTCAACGCCGGCGACAAGCTCAAGGACCAGATCAAGGCCACCGGCAAGCATGTCATCGTCATCGGTGGTGGCGACACCGGTTCCGACTGCGTGGGCACCTCGAACCGTCACGGCGCCAAGAGCGTGACCCAGTTCGAACTGATGCCGCAGCCGCCGGAAAAGGAAAACAAGATGCTGGTGTGGCCGTACTGGCCGACCAAGATGCGCACTTCGTCTTCCCACGAGGAAGGCTGCGAGCGCGACTGGTCCATCACCACCAAGGAATTCCGCGGCGAGAACGGCAAGGTCAAGTCACTGGTCACCGCGCGCCTGGAGTGGAAGAAGGACGAGAAGACCGGGCAGATGAAGATGTCGGAAGTCGCCGGCTCGGAGAACGAGATTCCTGCCGAGCTCGTGCTCTTCGCGATGGGCTTCACCAATCCGGTGGCGGGTGTGCTCGAAGCCTTCGGCGTCGAGAAGGATCCGCGCGGCAACGCCAAGGCTGCGACCGAAGGCGCCAGTGCCTACACCACCAATGTGCCCAAGGTGTTCACGGCGGGTGACATGCGCCGTGGCCAATCGCTCGTCGTGTGGGCAATCCGCGAAGGTCGCCAGTGCGCCCGCTCGGTGGATGAGTTCCTGATGGGATCGAGCACGCTGCCGCGCTGA
- a CDS encoding efflux RND transporter periplasmic adaptor subunit — protein MLPVLTAIAFAVTLAACGKKEDQAAGGPPGGAAAMAMPVTAVSMAPTQAPLYVEAVGQTEGAREVEVRARVGGLLVKRSYEEGAPVHAGQPLFEIDRAPLEAALANAKAAVAQAKARLDQSARELTRLKGLVEQDAASRKEFDDATSTEQLSRAALEAAVAQQREAELNLGYANVTAPVSGLSGRALKAEGNLVSTADNLLTTVVQVDPLKVRFAVADSDAAQLPGGRLDPRAVKAVQMVLSNGQVYEAKGKLDFSAANIDPKLGTRSMRAAFPNPQGTVLPGEFVRVRLEVGTRDNVFRVPQAAVMQTDQGFIVMTVGEGDKVAPRPIQVSGWEGKDWIVVGGLKEGDRVIVDNLMKLRPGAPVKPMAPGEAPAGGAPGAAPGGAPAAGQSAAQKG, from the coding sequence GTGCTGCCCGTCCTGACCGCGATTGCGTTTGCAGTCACCCTCGCCGCCTGCGGCAAAAAGGAAGACCAGGCCGCGGGCGGACCGCCGGGCGGTGCGGCTGCCATGGCGATGCCGGTCACCGCAGTGAGCATGGCGCCGACCCAGGCGCCGCTCTATGTGGAAGCCGTGGGCCAGACCGAAGGCGCCCGGGAAGTTGAAGTCCGCGCCCGTGTCGGCGGCCTGCTGGTCAAGCGCTCCTACGAGGAAGGCGCACCGGTGCACGCCGGCCAGCCGCTGTTCGAGATCGACCGCGCCCCGCTGGAAGCCGCGCTGGCCAACGCGAAGGCCGCCGTCGCCCAGGCCAAGGCCCGCCTCGACCAGTCCGCACGCGAACTCACCCGCCTCAAGGGCCTGGTCGAGCAGGACGCCGCCAGCCGCAAGGAATTCGACGACGCGACCTCCACCGAGCAGCTCTCGCGCGCCGCGCTGGAAGCGGCCGTGGCCCAGCAACGCGAGGCCGAGCTGAACCTCGGCTACGCCAACGTGACGGCCCCCGTGTCCGGCCTGAGCGGCCGTGCCCTGAAGGCAGAAGGCAACCTTGTCAGCACCGCCGACAACCTGCTGACCACCGTGGTGCAGGTCGATCCGCTCAAGGTGCGCTTTGCCGTCGCCGACTCCGACGCCGCCCAATTGCCCGGCGGTCGTCTCGATCCGCGCGCGGTCAAGGCCGTGCAGATGGTGCTGTCCAACGGCCAGGTCTATGAGGCCAAGGGCAAGCTGGATTTCAGCGCCGCCAACATCGATCCCAAGCTGGGCACCCGCTCCATGCGCGCCGCCTTCCCCAACCCGCAAGGCACCGTGTTGCCGGGCGAATTCGTGCGCGTGCGCCTGGAAGTGGGCACCCGCGACAACGTCTTCCGCGTGCCGCAGGCCGCGGTGATGCAGACGGACCAGGGCTTCATCGTCATGACCGTGGGCGAAGGCGACAAGGTCGCACCGCGTCCGATCCAGGTGTCGGGCTGGGAAGGCAAGGACTGGATCGTGGTCGGCGGCCTCAAGGAAGGCGACCGCGTCATCGTCGACAACCTGATGAAGCTGCGTCCGGGCGCCCCGGTGAAACCGATGGCACCCGGTGAAGCCCCCGCGGGTGGCGCCCCCGGCGCTGCCCCTGGCGGCGCGCCCGCAGCCGGCCAGTCGGCCGCGCAGAAGGGCTGA